The Fervidicoccaceae archaeon genome contains a region encoding:
- the sucD gene encoding succinate--CoA ligase subunit alpha, with protein MVVLVNESTRVVVQGITGRQASFHVRRMLDYGTKIVAGVRPGKRGERVHGVPVYDSVEEAVKETGANASIIFVPAPAAPDAFMEAVEAGLDLVVVITEGIPVHDELKMYWRAKESGTIMIGPNTPGVLSVGVAHLGIMPTGAFSRKEGGGVGVVSRSGTLTYQVCQYLSRLGVGQTTVIGVGGDRITGLDFVDVLEMFEEDEETKGVLLIGEIGGTMEEEAAKFIARGFEKPVVAYVAGVTAPPGKKMGHAGAIIEGRRGTAESKIKAFEEAGVPVGRTPLEAAELVKRALESRMK; from the coding sequence GTGGTCGTGCTGGTCAACGAGAGCACGCGCGTGGTCGTTCAGGGCATAACCGGGAGACAAGCCTCCTTCCACGTCAGAAGGATGCTGGACTACGGGACGAAGATCGTGGCCGGCGTCAGACCGGGCAAGAGAGGCGAGAGGGTCCACGGAGTCCCCGTCTATGATAGCGTCGAGGAGGCGGTGAAGGAGACCGGAGCCAACGCCTCAATAATCTTCGTCCCGGCCCCCGCCGCTCCCGACGCCTTCATGGAAGCTGTCGAGGCCGGTTTAGACTTGGTCGTCGTCATAACCGAGGGGATCCCGGTGCATGACGAACTCAAGATGTATTGGAGAGCCAAGGAGTCTGGCACCATCATGATAGGACCCAATACGCCGGGCGTGCTCAGCGTCGGCGTAGCGCACTTGGGGATCATGCCGACGGGCGCTTTCTCGCGCAAAGAGGGGGGAGGAGTGGGGGTGGTCTCGAGGAGCGGGACCCTGACGTATCAGGTCTGCCAGTACCTATCTCGCCTCGGAGTGGGTCAGACCACGGTGATAGGCGTAGGCGGCGACAGGATCACCGGGTTAGACTTCGTGGACGTCCTAGAGATGTTCGAAGAAGACGAAGAGACCAAGGGGGTCCTGCTGATAGGCGAGATAGGAGGAACGATGGAAGAGGAGGCCGCGAAGTTCATCGCGCGGGGATTCGAGAAGCCCGTCGTAGCTTACGTAGCGGGCGTCACGGCTCCACCGGGCAAGAAGATGGGCCACGCCGGCGCGATCATTGAGGGGAGGAGAGGAACGGCGGAGTCCAAGATAAAAGCGTTCGAGGAGGCGGGGGTC